DNA sequence from the Burkholderiales bacterium genome:
TTGATCGCCAAGTTCGCGCTCATCTTCGGGCTGATCGTCATATTGCCGCGAGTTGCGGAGCACGTGGGGCTCCCGGGCGTGCTTGGGGTGCTGCTCGGCGGCGTGCTGCTCGGTCCGGCTGTCCTGGGGCTGCTGAACCCGGAAGGCAAAGCAATCGAACTGTTCGCTGAGCTGGGCAAGCTGCTGCTGATGTTCTTCGCGGGCTATGAAATCAATCTCTCCCAGCTTCGCCGCTCCGGATTGCGCGCCGGGATCTTCGGCGTCCTCACCTGTGTCCTACCCCTGGCGCTGGGTTTCGGCGTGGCGCGCGCCTTCGGTTACTCGACCAACGCCGCGGTGCTGATCGGCTCGCTACTCGCCTCCCATACGCTGCTGGGGCTGCCGATCGTGCGTCAGCTCAACTTGCTCGAATGCGATGCAGTCGTCATGACCATCGTTGCCACCATCATCACCGACATAACGGCCATGCTGATTCTCGCCGTCACGCTGTCGGTGCACACGGCGGGCTTTTCGCCCGCGCATATGGCGACGACACTCATCGGCATTGGAATCTATGTTCCGACTGTCGTGTTCGGGCTCAGTAGCTTCACGCGGTTCATAGACAGCAGGACGCGGCTGCCGGAGCTTCGGCTCGGGGTGATGATCGCGATGATCGCAATCGCGGCCTCGCTCGCGCAGGCAATTGAGTTGGAGGGCATCGTCGGCGCGTTCCTGACGGGGATCGCCGTCAAGCGCGCGGTTGGGGAGAATCGCGTTACCGAGTCGCTTCGAACGATAAGCGACGCCCTGTTCATTCCGGTATTCTTCCTTGCCACGGGATTCCTCGTCGACTTCAAGGTGTTGGGGGAAACGCTCTTGAACCATGCACCCTTGGTCGCGGCGATTGTCGGCGGCCTCGTGTTCGCCAAGTATCTCGCCGCCCGCGTGGCGGGAATGTTGTTCAAGATTGGGCGCGACGAGGTTCGGCTCATGTGGGGCCTCACGCTGCCGCAGGTCGCGGCAACCTTGGCGGCGGCGACAGTGGCCTACCGGGCAGCAGGCCCGGACGGGAGCACCCTGATCGACGAGAAGATGCTAAACACCGTCGTGGTGCTGGTGATAGCCACATCGATCCTTGGCCCCGTGCTGACGCGGCGTTTCGGCATCCGCGTTTCGCGATAACGCGTGACGCTTGCAGCGCATGGACAACATTTCGCACGACATCCAGTTGGCGCCATGCCTTGAGCGCAGCGGTTGCCGTGCAGGGCAACGGCAGGGTGGCCACGTCGGCGATGGAGAAACTGGGGAACGCATTTGTATGACCCCTTTTGGCTGAGACTAAAGTCGGAAACGGGTTGATTGCCGCAGTGCTAAGGTCCGCTCTCACGCAAGATGCCGCAGCTCGGAATGACTGCAAGACTTGTCTCGCGATGCAAGGCTTTCGCAAGACTTTGCTGACTTCCGCCACGGCACGATACGGTCGAAAATCCTTGCAGGGGGCGTTCGACCTGTTAGACATCAATAAGTTACGAGGCAGGCTTCGGACTACGAACCAGGAGGTCATTGAGCGGGGCTTACACACCCCAACTCGGGACGCCAAGTTGCGGCGGCGCTGGTCCGTCATAATGGCTTTAAGGCGCATTCACGCGCTTTCTCGCGACTGCGCGACAGGGCCAATTTGATCGATGGGCAGGTGTATACGAAAATGTAGCTGCGCTGTTTTGCATGCCCCTGTGTTGCACTGCATTCGACTGCTACAGTGAAGTTGCGCGGACACCGTAAGCAGTTGAACTAACAATAAAATTAAGTTTCCATTTTGCGGACTGTTAATCCGCAGGTCCCAGGTTCGAGCCCTGGTCGGGGAGCCACGAGACTCATTTTCTGCGATAGCGCCTACCTCATCATTCACGTGGTGGCGAAACGCTATGAGCGCGGCAGCAGGACGCAGCCCCTCGCGGCGAGGCATTGACAATATGTACCGTATACGGTACATTACGCTCTGCCGACGCCGCAACGACTCGACGCCGTCTTCTTTCGATCGGAGAGCGGCAGCGAACCCGTTCGCGAGTGGCTGAAGAGTCTGCCGAAGGATGAGCGCAAGGCGATCGGCGAGGACATTGCTTACGTTCAGTTCAAGTGGCCGATCGGCAAACCGCACGTCGACCACCTGCGCGGAGCCGTCTGGGAGGTTCGGACGTCGCTGGCCAATCGCATCGCGCGGACACTGTTCGCGGTCGAGGGGCGACAGATGGTGCTGCTGCATGGGTTCATCAAGAAGACACAGCAGACACCGAATGAAGATATCAGGTTGGCAGAGAAACGCTTCAAGGAGTGGCAACATGGCGAAACGTAACCCGCGCACCGGTTCCAGATTTGACGATTTCCTGAAGGAGGAGGGTATCTTCGAAGATGTTCAGGCGAAGGCTCTCAAGCGCGCTCTCGCCGAACAACTGGAGGAGAGCATGCAGGCGGCCAAGCTGACAAAGCTGGACATGGCAAGGAAGATGGCTACCAGCCGCTCGCAGCTCGACCGCGTATTGGATCCAAGCAATGTCTCGGTTCAGTTGGATACCCTCATCAAAGCCGCGCGAGCGCTTGGCAAAGAGATAGAGATCAAGATCAAACGCGCCACAAAGAAGGAGACGGCATGAACGGCGCCCGTTTGAATCCGGCCTGTTCAAAACGGGGTCTATTAAGTCGACGTATCTGCCCGTCCAGGGGCGTCAAGTCCCATTACGTGCCAAAAAACTGACCCCACCGAGAATGGCATAAGTGCTTGATTGCTTTTCTTATTCCGACCTCGGCGGCGACGGACTGTTAATCCGCAGGTCCCTGGTTCGAGCCCAGGTCGGGGAGCCAAATCATCGACGGGTTGCGTCTTCCAGACGCAATCCGTTTCAATTTCGAGCGCTCGCTCGTTGTTGCTTGGCCGCCGTTTGCCGGGTTTGTCC
Encoded proteins:
- a CDS encoding cation:proton antiporter: LIAKFALIFGLIVILPRVAEHVGLPGVLGVLLGGVLLGPAVLGLLNPEGKAIELFAELGKLLLMFFAGYEINLSQLRRSGLRAGIFGVLTCVLPLALGFGVARAFGYSTNAAVLIGSLLASHTLLGLPIVRQLNLLECDAVVMTIVATIITDITAMLILAVTLSVHTAGFSPAHMATTLIGIGIYVPTVVFGLSSFTRFIDSRTRLPELRLGVMIAMIAIAASLAQAIELEGIVGAFLTGIAVKRAVGENRVTESLRTISDALFIPVFFLATGFLVDFKVLGETLLNHAPLVAAIVGGLVFAKYLAARVAGMLFKIGRDEVRLMWGLTLPQVAATLAAATVAYRAAGPDGSTLIDEKMLNTVVVLVIATSILGPVLTRRFGIRVSR
- a CDS encoding type II toxin-antitoxin system RelE/ParE family toxin, which gives rise to MPTPQRLDAVFFRSESGSEPVREWLKSLPKDERKAIGEDIAYVQFKWPIGKPHVDHLRGAVWEVRTSLANRIARTLFAVEGRQMVLLHGFIKKTQQTPNEDIRLAEKRFKEWQHGET
- a CDS encoding XRE family transcriptional regulator; its protein translation is MAKRNPRTGSRFDDFLKEEGIFEDVQAKALKRALAEQLEESMQAAKLTKLDMARKMATSRSQLDRVLDPSNVSVQLDTLIKAARALGKEIEIKIKRATKKETA